A single Plasmodium sp. gorilla clade G2 genome assembly, chromosome: 7 DNA region contains:
- a CDS encoding heat shock protein 90 gives MSTETFAFNADIRQLMSLIINTFYSNKEIFLRELISNASDALDKIRYESITDTQKLSAEPEFFIRIIPDKTNNTLTIEDSGIGMTKNDLINNLGTIARSGTKAFMEAIQASGDISMIGQFGVGFYSAYLVADHVVVVSKNNDDEQYVWESAAGGSFTVTKDETNEKLGRGTKIILHLKEDQLEYLEEKRIKDLVKKHSEFISFPIKLYCERQNEKEITASEDEEDTQENKTVEDKNADENKEENEDEEKKEDNEEDDNKTDHPKVEDVTEELENAEKKKKEKKKKKIHTVEHEWEELNKQKPLWMRKPEEVTNEEYASFYKSLTNDWEDHLAVKHFSVEGQLEFKALLFIPKRAPFDMFENRKKRNNIKLYVRRVFIMDDCEEIIPEWLNFVKGVVDSEDLPLNISRESLQQNKILKVIKKNLIKKCLDMFSELAENKENYKKFYEQFSKNLKLGIHEDNANRTKITELLRFQTSKSGDEMIGLKEYVDRMKENQKDIYYITGESINAVSNSPFLEALTKKGFEVIYMVDPIDEYAVQQLKDFDGKKLKCCTKEGLDIDDSEEAKKDFETLKAEYEGLCKVIKDVLHEKVEKVVVGQRITDSPCVLVTSEFGWSANMERIMKAQALRDNSMTSYMLSKKIMEINARHPIISALKQKADADKSDKTVKDLIWLLFDTSLLTSGFALEEPTTFSKRIHRMIKLGLSIDEEENNDIDLPPLEETVDATDSKMEEVD, from the exons ATGTCAACGGAAACATTCGCATTTAATGCCGACATCAGGCAGTTGATGAGTTTGATTATCAACACTTTTTACAGTaacaaagaaatatttttaagagaATTAATTAGCAATGCTAGTGATGCTTTAGATAAAATAAGATATGAATCCATTACAGATACCCAGAAATTATCTGCTGAGCCTGAATTTTTTATTCGTATAATACCTGATAAAACTAATAATACTTTAACTATAGAAGATTCAGGTATTGGTATGACaaaaaatgatttaattaataaCCTTGGAACTATCGCTAGATCTGGAACTAAAGCATTTATGGAAGCCATACAAGCAAGTGGAGATATATCTATGATAGGTCAATTTGGTGTTGGTTTTTATTCTGCTTATCTTGTTGCTGATCACGTTGTTGTTGTTTCAAAGAATAACGATGATGAACAATATGTGTGGGAATCTGCTGCTGGTGGATCATTTACTGTTACTAAGGATGAAACAAATGAAAAGCTTGGAAGAGGTACCAAAATTATTCTTCATTTAAAAGAAGATCAATTAGAATACCTTGAAGAAAAACGTATCAAAGATTTAGTTAAGAAACACTCCGAATTTATCTCGTTTCCAATTAAATTATACTGCGAAagacaaaatgaaaaagaaatcaCAGCCTctgaagatgaagaagatacTCAAGAAAACAAAACTGTTGAAGACAAAAATgcagatgaaaataaagaagaaaatgaagatgaagaaaaaaaagaagataacGAAGAAGATGATAACAAAACTGATCATCCAAAAGTTGAAGATGTTACTGAAGAATTAGAAAATgctgaaaagaaaaaaaaagaaaagaaaaagaaaaaaatacacactGTAGAACATGAATGggaagaattaaataaacaaaaaccATTATGGATGAGAAAACCTGAAGAAGTTACTAATGAAGAATATGCTAGCTTCTATAAATCATTAACAAATGATTGGGAAGATCATTTAGCTGTTAAACATTTCTCTGTTGAAGGTCAATTAGAATTTAAagctttattatttataccaAAAAGAGCACCATTTGATATGTTcgaaaatagaaaaaaaagaaataatattaaattatatgtaagAAGAGTTTTTATTATGGATGACTGTGAAGAAATTATACCTGAATGGTTAAATTTTGTTAAGGGTGTTGTTGATTCTGAAGATCTACCACTTAATATTTCAAGAGAATCATtacaacaaaataaaatacttaaagttatcaaaaaaaatcttATCAAAAAATGTTTAGACATGTTCTCAGAATTAGCTGAAAATAAGGAAAACTACAAAAAGTTTTATGAACAATTCAGCAAAAACTTAAAGTTGGGTATCCACGAGGATAACGCAAATCGTACAaag aTCACCGAATTACTCCGTTTCCAAACCTCAAAATCTGGAGACGAAATGATCGGATTAAAAGAATACGTAGACAGAATGAAGGAAAACCAAAAAGATATTTACTATATCACAGGTGAATCCATCAATGCTGTTTCTAACTCTCCTTTCTTAGAAGCTTTGACCAAAAAAGGATTCGAAGTTATTTATATGGTTGATCCTATTGATGAATATGCAGTACAACAATTAAAAGATTTTGATGGTAAGAAATTGAAATGTTGTACTAAAGAAGGTTTAGATATTGATGATTCAGAAGAAGCCAAAAAAGATTTCGAAACTTTGAAAGCTGAATATGAAGGATTATGCAAAGTTATTAAAGACGTATTACACGAGAAAGTTGAAAAAGTTGTTGTAGGACAAAGAATTACAGATTCTCCATGTGTATTAGTTACATCAGAATTTGGATGGTCAGCAAACATGGAAAGAATTATGAAAGCTCAAGCTTTAAGAGATAATTCTATGACTAGCTATATGTTatccaaaaaaattatggaaATCAATGCTCGTCACCCAATCATATCAGCATTAAAACAAAAAGCTGATGCAGATAAGTCAGATAAAACTGTTAAAGATTTAATCTGGTTATTGTTTGATACCTCTTTATTAACATCTGGTTTTGCTCTTGAAGAACCAACCACATTTTCTAAAAGAATCCACAGAATGATTAAATTAGGTTTATCAatagatgaagaagaaaacaaTGATATCGATTTACCACCTCTTGAAGAAACTGTAGATGCAACAGATTCTAAAATGGAAGAAGTTGACTAA
- a CDS encoding EKC/KEOPS complex subunit BUD32, with product MSAGSDARIYRCTFINKEAVKKVIYRKYYRHKKIDTKIRKLRVSNEIKFTKKLASLNIDVPYIYFVDAKEKSLYFEYVKGCTINFILKNIKEYEPKIPICIGMVLAKIHNGNIIHGDFTTSNLILRNSFIQQNNLLDLKNNNLPYNFSDLETIKLCVIDFGLSFLSSSIEDKAVDLFVLLKTIKSFHSEFPSLEEDILEGYKMKSDNVKEILIKLEIVKQRGRKRPMVG from the exons ATGTCTGCAGGATCTGATGCT aggATCTATAGATGCACGTTTATTAATAAGGAGGCAGTGAAAAAAGTTATATACAGAAAATATTACAGACATAAAAAGATAGATAcgaaaataagaaaattaaGAGTATCTAATGAAAttaaatttacaaaaaaGTTAGCTAGTTTAAATATTGATGttccatatatttattttgttgatGCTAAGGAAAAAAGTTTATATTTCGAATATGTGAAAGGATGTACTATAAatttcatattaaaaaatataaaagaatatgaacCCAAAATACCTATATGTATAGGTATGGTGTTAGCAAAAATACATAATGGTAATATCATACATGGAGATTTTACTACAtcaaatttaattttaagaaattcttttattcaacaaaataatttattagatttaaagaataataatttgcCATATAATTTTAGTGACTTGGAAACTATCAAATTGTGTGTTATAGATTTTggattatcttttttatcatccTCAATAGAA GATAAAGCTGTCGATTTGTTTGTTCTCTTAAAGACAATCAAAAGTTTTCATAGTGAATTCCCCTCTTtg gaGGAAGATATTCTTGAAGGATACAAAATGAAATCTGACAATGTTAAGGAAATTTTGATAAAATTAGAAATAG ttaaACAGAGGGGAAGAAAAAGACCTATGGTTGGAtga
- a CDS encoding heat shock protein 86 family protein: MISDVSNIKEEESYSSKKDECSSEEKKNISLTASHKNEESEENVEDKEVKEVDKKHLELKEKLKMWKTSVSKQNDCMNKNEIVQLAKMNDKEKTREEIKRRLEKYKREHKIYDEDEEENDEGHDNKYFKNKNNSIYTSKNEDINKYYSKKNNNKKKKKKSTSHSSSENHSIKYNDKKYYRSKSIDSNNSSFSKKREDSHYNKKKRKHSSNNNYMDYHKDKKRDNHNKRRRSYSYSSISDIVETKKNKIKKKTNNVINSDNNSNSNSSSIRISNSNSYSSNYKNHRKSHSNDSYNDNSSYKKSKSKKSYKYDNKHRQSKYNNNNNKNDHHMLKYSHDDDLNNKHIKKHKDHVHHYNHKDTDKNSKYLYNNITKERIEKKYHRIPLGYHTTKESWNNYTQWLQKKNDYRFSLPFDEHKIFRKSSSLSPTTWENFVNPSEEDEKEEKKEKEKKKEKEKKKEKEKKREKEKKKEKRKNSRSSSHDLASIFMSCTTDEKNSNKSSSRSVEKVEKDIDKKKKHKHKHDHKHKHRHKHKHKSKHKSKDKSKDKSKDKSKDRRKHKKKKKKNKEKDKKNKHHSEESSSDTYNRDKKKKESDESSNEEGSSTSATSLSFLCEGYDSLDDNKYLISNHKLKEQQEDDVNKKLLKGNDNHLSDSSQNSKENSNKNKEKKKKKEKEKIKKKDNIDEEEDTENNIDDKNYTYKQNEEMNNNESDNSSDNESIGPKPLDVNVKLATKQIDYGVAMMPGEGQAIAQFVQKGKRIPRRGEVGLSAEAIENFESLGYVMSGSRHKRMNAIRMRKENQVYSAEEQRALAMYNYEERANRENALINDLKEILRKQNESILSEEKNE; encoded by the coding sequence ATGATTAGTGATGTGTcgaatataaaagaagaggAATCATATTCTTCGAAAAAAGATGAATGTAGttcagaagaaaaaaaaaatatatcattaacaGCTAgccataaaaatgaagaatcgGAAGAAAATGTAGAAGATAAAGAAGTAAAAGAAGTAGACAAAAAACATCTGGAACTTAAagagaaattaaaaatgtgGAAAACTAGTGTTTCTAAACAAAATGACtgtatgaataaaaatgaaattgtCCAACTAGCTAAAATgaatgataaagaaaaaactagagaagaaattaaaagaagattagaaaaatataaaagagaacataaaatatatgatgaagatgagGAGGAAAATGATGAAGGgcatgataataaatattttaaaaataaaaataattcgaTATATACATCAAAAAATGaggatattaataaatattattcaaaaaagaataataataaaaaaaaaaaaaaaaaaagtacaagTCATAGTTCTTCAGAAAATCatagtataaaatataatgataaaaaatattatcgaAGTAAAAGTAttgatagtaataatagtagttTTTCTAAAAAAAGAGAAGATAGTCattacaacaaaaaaaaaagaaagcattcatctaataataattatatggattaccataaagataaaaaaagagATAATCATAACAAAAGAAGAAGATCATATAGTTATTCATCTATTTCTGATATTgttgaaacaaaaaaaaataaaataaaaaaaaaaacaaataatgttataaatagtgataataatagtaatagtaatagtagtaGTATTCGTattagtaatagtaatagttaTAGtagtaattataaaaatcataGGAAGAGTCACTCGAATGATTCctataatgataattcatcgtataaaaaaagtaaatcgaaaaaatcatataaatatgataataaacataGACAatctaaatataataataacaataataagaatgatCATCATATGTTAAAATATTCTCATGATGacgatttaaataataaacatataaaaaaacataaagatCATGTACATCATTATAATCATAAAGACACAgataaaaattcaaaatatttatataacaatataacaaaagaaagaatcgaaaaaaaatatcatagaATACCATTAGGATATCATACTACAAAAGAATCTTGGAATAATTACACACAATggttacaaaaaaaaaatgattatagGTTTAGTTTACCTTTTGatgaacataaaatatttagaaaGTCTAGTTCTCTCTCTCCAACTACGTGGGAAAATTTTGTTAATCCTTCAGAAGAggatgaaaaagaagaaaaaaaagaaaaagaaaaaaaaaaagaaaaagaaaaaaaaaaagaaaaagaaaaaaaaagagaaaaagaaaaaaaaaaagagaaaagaaaaaatagtCGATCATCATCACACGATTTAGCATCCATTTTTATGTCGTGTACAactgatgaaaaaaattctaATAAAAGTTCAAGTCGCAGTGTTGAAAAGGTAGAAAaagatatagataaaaaaaaaaagcataaacataaacatgaccataaacataaacataGACATAAACACAAACATAAATCCAAACATAAATCCAAAGATAAATCCAAAGATAAATCAAAAGATAAATCAAAAGATAGAAGAAagcataaaaaaaagaaaaagaaaaataaagaaaaagacaaaaaaaataaacatcaTTCTGAAGAATCATCGTCAGATACTTACAAtagagataaaaaaaaaaaagaatctgATGAATCCTCAAATGAGGAAGGATCCTCTACTTCAGCAACATCCTTATCCTTCCTTTGTGAAGGATATGATTCattagatgataataaatatttaataagtaatcataaattaaaagaacaaCAAGAAGATGATGTTAATAAAAAGTTATTAAAAGGAAATGATAACCATTTAAGTGACTCAAGTCAAAATAGTAAAgaaaattcaaataaaaataaagagaagaagaaaaaaaaggaaaaggaaaaaataaaaaaaaaagataacatcgatgaagaagaagatacagaaaataatattgatgataaaaattatacatataaacaaaatgaagaaatgaATAACAATGAGTCAGATAATTCATCAGACAATGAAAGTATAGGTCCTAAACCTTTAGATGTTAATGTAAAGCTAGCTACAAAACAAATAGATTATGGTGTTGCTATGATGCCAGGAGAAGGACAAGCAATAGCTCAATTTGTTCAGAAAGGTAAGAGGATACCAAGAAGAGGAGAAGTTGGTTTATCAGCTGAAGCTATTGAAAATTTTGAAAGCCTTGGTTATGTTATGAGTGGATCAAGACATAAAAGAATGAATGCTATTCGTATGAGAAAAGAAAATCAAGTTTATAGTGCAGAAGAACAAAGAGCATTAGCTATGTATAATTATGAAGAGAGAGCTAATAGAGAAAATGCTTTAATTAATGacttaaaagaaatattaagaaaacaaaatgaaagtATATTATCAGAAgagaaaaatgaataa